From one Thermatribacter velox genomic stretch:
- a CDS encoding nucleotidyltransferase family protein has translation MKTLHEIIRVLGEQKEVLKKKHKVKMIKIFGSYAKEEQKESSDIDLIVDFEEPPTFIEFIRFQEELEKLLGVKVDLLTEESISPFIKPYIKEVVEI, from the coding sequence ATGAAAACCTTACATGAAATAATAAGAGTCTTGGGCGAACAAAAAGAAGTGTTAAAAAAGAAGCATAAAGTCAAAATGATAAAGATCTTTGGTTCTTATGCAAAGGAAGAGCAAAAAGAGTCAAGCGATATAGACCTGATAGTTGATTTTGAGGAACCACCCACGTTCATTGAATTTATAAGGTTTCAGGAAGAACTGGAAAAACTCCTGGGGGTAAAAGTTGACCTGCTTACTGAAGAAAGTATTAGCCCATTTATAAAGCCATATATAAAAGAGGTTGTGGAGATATGA
- a CDS encoding sugar ABC transporter substrate-binding protein, giving the protein MRKLLILIMVLMCVVLIPMVLTAKESITFWLMPNAPDETHIPWLEEKAKEFEAQTGYKVNFEIIGWGEAWQKISVALASQSGPDVFQVGTTWNPQFAATGGLEKIDIAEFGGKEAFMEANYISTTYKGESYGVPWFAETRCLFYNKEMFSEAGVQPPNTYEELKAVGKKIVEKFGEGSAIAIAGTNAWDLLHNWAIVLWAYGGNLLTPDNKKAAFNDEAGIEAMKWYASLIVEGLAAKACAEYNQPQADAAFINGNVAMCFMGPWNIAGIEQENPDLPYDVVEPPAGPVKRASFSGGSNLVILKGSPNKDAAKEWIKFLLSKENLVDYTKNLSHMLPAKIEAFEDPYYDTGVWKVFKKTLGYATAYPPLAVWGDIENAVVQEFRNILTAVASGEYSEETVKMYLDKAAERVNQALAKER; this is encoded by the coding sequence ATGCGTAAATTGCTGATTTTGATTATGGTTTTAATGTGTGTTGTGTTGATACCGATGGTCCTGACGGCTAAAGAAAGTATTACTTTCTGGCTCATGCCTAATGCACCAGATGAAACACATATTCCCTGGCTCGAAGAAAAAGCAAAGGAGTTTGAAGCTCAAACCGGTTACAAAGTAAACTTTGAGATCATCGGGTGGGGGGAAGCATGGCAAAAAATTTCCGTTGCCCTTGCTTCCCAGAGTGGCCCAGATGTGTTCCAGGTTGGCACAACCTGGAATCCTCAATTTGCTGCCACAGGAGGACTCGAGAAAATCGACATTGCTGAGTTTGGCGGTAAAGAAGCATTTATGGAAGCAAATTATATTTCCACAACCTACAAAGGTGAGAGCTACGGTGTACCCTGGTTTGCAGAAACTCGCTGTCTTTTCTACAACAAAGAAATGTTTTCCGAAGCAGGCGTGCAACCACCAAACACATATGAAGAACTCAAAGCGGTTGGCAAAAAAATAGTGGAAAAATTTGGCGAAGGTTCCGCCATAGCAATCGCTGGAACCAATGCCTGGGACCTTTTGCATAATTGGGCAATTGTTCTCTGGGCCTATGGCGGAAACTTGCTTACCCCCGACAATAAAAAAGCTGCTTTCAACGACGAAGCAGGGATTGAAGCCATGAAATGGTACGCAAGCCTCATAGTTGAAGGTCTCGCTGCCAAGGCCTGTGCAGAATACAACCAGCCCCAGGCTGACGCAGCCTTTATCAATGGAAACGTAGCAATGTGCTTCATGGGACCCTGGAACATCGCTGGCATTGAGCAAGAAAATCCGGATCTGCCTTACGACGTAGTAGAGCCCCCTGCTGGTCCGGTGAAAAGAGCCTCCTTCTCTGGAGGAAGCAACTTGGTAATCCTGAAGGGAAGTCCCAACAAGGATGCTGCTAAAGAGTGGATCAAATTTTTACTCAGCAAAGAAAATCTCGTGGACTACACCAAAAATCTCTCCCACATGCTTCCCGCCAAAATCGAAGCTTTTGAAGACCCCTATTATGACACCGGTGTATGGAAAGTTTTTAAGAAAACTTTGGGATACGCCACAGCATATCCACCTCTCGCTGTTTGGGGAGATATTGAAAATGCGGTTGTCCAGGAATTTCGAAATATTCTCACTGCAGTTGCAAGCGGTGAATATTCTGAAGAAACCGTGAAAATGTATCTTGATAAGGCAGCCGAAAGGGTCAACCAAGCCCTGGCCAAAGAGCGGTAA
- a CDS encoding DUF86 domain-containing protein, whose translation MKLAKPYLEHILQECRFLIEKSEGLCFENFTKDPVLMRAFVRSLEIIGEAVKNLPEDFKKRYPEIPWKEIAGMRDKLIHEYFGVNYRIVWKTVQQEIPKLKVQVEEIIKKEGWEHEV comes from the coding sequence ATGAAGCTTGCAAAACCATACCTCGAACACATATTACAAGAATGCAGGTTCCTTATAGAAAAATCCGAAGGACTCTGCTTTGAAAATTTTACTAAAGATCCTGTGCTTATGCGTGCTTTTGTTAGGAGCCTTGAGATAATCGGCGAAGCGGTTAAAAATTTACCAGAAGACTTTAAAAAAAGATATCCCGAAATTCCCTGGAAAGAAATAGCTGGAATGCGAGATAAACTCATACACGAATACTTTGGAGTAAATTACAGAATTGTATGGAAAACAGTTCAACAGGAAATTCCCAAACTTAAAGTGCAGGTTGAGGAAATCATAAAAAAAGAGGGCTGGGAGCACGAAGTTTGA
- a CDS encoding DUF4097 domain-containing protein yields the protein MKLLKALLFFALFLMFLGTSLCFALEERVERTFYLDGPGKLSISTVVGNIEIVTHKENTIQMTATKKLVGLPTDEARKILNAIKIKTEQVGNQIFIKSEYFPMGFAKFWFDLKQLLTSGKTSNLEIKYRLLVPAETEINFSTVSGEVSIQKTRGRCTGKTVSGSVICEEVEKELSISTVSGKMKIAGQGKLFLKSVSGDVWVDVQKSEQAQNLIVSTVSGKVTVVLPENTSVNLSVKTVSGNFDSEFPILLEGDNRVSDKRFQGKIEGSARQIVNCKIETVSGNISLRKKEEVTYL from the coding sequence ATGAAACTCCTGAAGGCATTGCTGTTTTTCGCCCTGTTTTTAATGTTCCTGGGCACGTCCCTTTGTTTTGCACTGGAAGAAAGGGTAGAAAGAACTTTTTATCTGGATGGGCCAGGCAAGCTTTCCATTTCAACGGTGGTGGGAAACATAGAAATTGTTACTCACAAAGAAAACACTATCCAGATGACGGCCACCAAGAAATTGGTGGGTCTACCAACCGATGAGGCACGAAAAATTCTTAACGCTATCAAAATCAAGACTGAGCAGGTGGGAAATCAGATATTTATAAAATCCGAATATTTTCCCATGGGATTTGCCAAATTCTGGTTTGACTTGAAACAGCTCTTAACCTCAGGAAAAACAAGCAACCTGGAAATCAAATATCGCCTCCTGGTTCCTGCAGAAACAGAAATAAATTTTTCTACAGTAAGTGGCGAAGTGAGCATCCAAAAAACTCGGGGTCGCTGCACCGGCAAAACGGTCAGTGGTTCGGTGATATGCGAAGAAGTGGAAAAAGAATTGTCCATCTCCACAGTGAGCGGAAAGATGAAAATTGCAGGTCAGGGTAAGCTGTTCTTAAAAAGCGTAAGTGGAGATGTCTGGGTTGATGTTCAAAAGAGCGAGCAAGCTCAGAACCTGATAGTTTCAACAGTCAGCGGCAAAGTAACCGTTGTTTTACCCGAAAACACCTCTGTCAACTTATCAGTAAAAACCGTTTCAGGAAATTTTGATTCTGAATTTCCGATACTGCTTGAAGGGGATAATCGCGTTTCTGATAAGCGGTTCCAGGGCAAAATTGAAGGTAGCGCCCGGCAAATCGTAAACTGTAAAATAGAAACCGTCTCCGGCAACATCAGTTTGCGCAAAAAAGAGGAGGTAACCTATCTTTGA
- a CDS encoding TM1812 family CRISPR-associated protein, whose translation MVGELGHPAAWGGGSWLSREQRKGAEEALNNAYRRLRKEEVGVPEWYGSFPSSQELTKIWSSLVELRNTLAHCAMIEEPLRMSTIKNKAEEIPTWLQSLLEGTADHVVYGRRVVINLKELYGEVAKLDELPDYLDKAQSLAGEGNDVVLTGQAPVWLYLAIAHTLHGKTRRL comes from the coding sequence GTGGTTGGTGAGCTGGGTCATCCTGCAGCGTGGGGAGGGGGTTCCTGGCTTTCCAGAGAACAACGCAAAGGGGCAGAAGAAGCTCTGAACAACGCATACAGGCGCCTGCGGAAGGAAGAGGTCGGAGTTCCAGAGTGGTATGGCTCCTTTCCAAGTTCGCAGGAGCTCACCAAAATCTGGTCCTCACTTGTGGAATTGCGCAATACTCTTGCCCACTGTGCAATGATTGAAGAACCACTCAGAATGAGCACCATTAAGAATAAGGCTGAGGAGATTCCCACATGGTTGCAGTCGCTTCTTGAGGGCACGGCTGACCATGTGGTATATGGGCGTCGTGTGGTTATCAACCTGAAAGAGCTCTATGGTGAGGTTGCCAAACTGGATGAGCTGCCTGATTACCTTGACAAAGCACAATCTCTCGCCGGAGAAGGAAATGACGTTGTTCTCACCGGCCAGGCTCCGGTATGGCTCTACCTTGCCATTGCCCATACGCTTCACGGGAAAACTCGTCGTTTGTAA
- a CDS encoding carbohydrate ABC transporter permease: MKKALKKVFSKLFFYVALFIVLAVVLIPYLWMVSGSFKTTLEIQSADVTKPELSPSWIPRKFTWENYLRVNRTVRMLDYFRNSLIISIGTMIFSVIISLFAAYGLSRFNFSWKHGYTLLTLSTQMFPGISFLIPYFMMFVLIRYYLGIPMQNTYWGMIFTYTSFALPFSVLMLRNFLDSIPREIDEQAQIDGCTPFGALMRVILPLSKPGIAAVGIYSFIMAWNEVLFATVLTGRETKTVALGLLEYITAQQARWSGMMAACILVSIPVLILFSFMQKYIIEGLVAGATKG, translated from the coding sequence GTGAAAAAAGCACTTAAGAAAGTATTCTCCAAGCTTTTCTTCTATGTTGCTCTTTTCATAGTGCTTGCTGTTGTTCTTATTCCCTATTTATGGATGGTTTCGGGATCCTTCAAAACCACTCTTGAAATTCAATCTGCAGATGTCACCAAACCAGAATTATCCCCCAGCTGGATTCCTCGAAAATTTACTTGGGAAAATTATCTCAGGGTTAATAGAACAGTTCGTATGCTGGATTACTTCCGCAACAGCCTCATAATCAGCATAGGCACCATGATTTTCTCGGTTATTATTAGCCTTTTTGCAGCCTATGGGTTATCCAGGTTCAACTTTTCCTGGAAACATGGATACACGCTTCTAACTCTTTCCACTCAAATGTTTCCTGGAATATCTTTCCTTATACCTTACTTCATGATGTTCGTCCTTATAAGATATTATCTGGGTATCCCCATGCAAAATACCTACTGGGGGATGATTTTTACCTACACCTCTTTTGCGCTGCCCTTTTCCGTCCTTATGCTACGCAATTTCCTTGACTCTATCCCTCGAGAAATAGACGAACAAGCCCAAATTGATGGCTGCACTCCTTTTGGCGCCTTAATGAGGGTAATTCTTCCTCTTTCAAAACCTGGCATTGCAGCAGTAGGAATTTATTCATTCATCATGGCCTGGAATGAGGTGCTCTTTGCTACGGTTCTCACTGGTCGAGAAACAAAAACTGTCGCACTGGGACTCCTTGAATATATAACTGCCCAACAGGCCCGCTGGTCAGGAATGATGGCCGCCTGTATTCTGGTCTCAATTCCCGTTTTGATACTTTTCAGCTTTATGCAGAAGTACATTATTGAAGGCTTGGTAGCTGGCGCAACAAAGGGATAA
- a CDS encoding tetratricopeptide repeat protein — translation MTKRFLGAMLLALLGISSTACGAENVWQAKIVDFVEKISAWGEPIILENTTLVPLFGLRLQTKEGEILVEATPQVVLVLEAEKFYTINLESESLPSEITAEEIYNALLISAQKYLANNDFEKARALLEKNISMFPEKAESYALLGKVFFKLYQNAPDSLEKEEYGVRAFVEFARALDIDHQNQEALLARARARLEVPEPLGSPELAIEDLSQVIQQNPDRPEAYILLGKAYLALNDPERAKINFQKALELAPENAEAKEALLQIEKNPQN, via the coding sequence ATGACCAAAAGATTTTTGGGAGCAATGCTGCTGGCCTTACTGGGTATCTCCAGTACCGCCTGTGGAGCAGAAAACGTTTGGCAAGCAAAAATTGTTGATTTCGTTGAAAAGATTTCTGCCTGGGGAGAACCAATCATACTGGAGAACACAACCCTTGTTCCCTTGTTTGGGTTACGCCTGCAAACCAAGGAAGGGGAAATATTGGTTGAAGCCACACCTCAGGTAGTCCTGGTTCTGGAAGCCGAAAAGTTCTACACTATAAACCTTGAAAGCGAGTCCTTGCCCTCCGAAATAACGGCTGAAGAAATATATAACGCGCTTCTAATCAGCGCCCAAAAATACCTCGCTAACAATGACTTCGAGAAAGCAAGAGCGTTACTCGAGAAAAATATCTCTATGTTCCCAGAAAAAGCTGAAAGCTATGCCTTACTTGGCAAGGTGTTTTTCAAGCTGTATCAGAACGCCCCGGATAGCCTGGAAAAAGAAGAGTACGGGGTTAGAGCCTTTGTGGAGTTTGCCAGGGCACTTGATATTGACCATCAAAACCAAGAAGCACTGCTTGCCCGAGCCCGAGCAAGATTAGAAGTGCCAGAACCCTTAGGAAGCCCTGAACTGGCCATTGAAGACCTTTCCCAGGTAATTCAGCAAAATCCTGACCGGCCTGAAGCCTATATCTTACTCGGCAAAGCTTACCTTGCTCTAAACGACCCCGAAAGAGCAAAAATCAATTTTCAGAAAGCGCTGGAACTCGCCCCTGAAAACGCAGAGGCGAAAGAAGCTCTTCTCCAAATTGAGAAAAACCCGCAGAATTAA
- a CDS encoding carbohydrate ABC transporter permease → MLFVHIIPILWGVYIAFIDLDIYTITQWMKAPFVGLQNFFTVFSPATDTGIRYLRSIWNVVYFGLVTIPAGYVIGLLVALLLNREFSGRTIVRGLILLPYITPDSVAYNVWRFIFQARIGIVNKYLLALGLIKEPVLWLVGDRAIYTVMIASIWKGWPFACLILLAGLQNISRELYEAAKIDGASSFQLFRFITFPLLRPVSATLLLLSAIWNFHAFNQFYILLGTDPGKAHVPSTFILQEAFTNFHLSRGAAMSVFLTVLIFLMTAIVIYARRGRERE, encoded by the coding sequence ATGCTTTTCGTTCATATCATTCCCATCCTGTGGGGCGTATACATTGCCTTTATCGACTTAGACATCTACACAATTACCCAATGGATGAAAGCGCCTTTTGTAGGACTCCAAAACTTTTTTACCGTTTTCTCACCTGCTACTGACACAGGCATAAGGTACCTGCGCTCAATCTGGAACGTGGTTTATTTTGGGCTAGTTACCATCCCAGCAGGGTACGTAATTGGCTTGCTCGTGGCTCTTCTTCTCAACAGAGAATTCTCTGGCAGAACCATCGTAAGGGGCTTAATCTTGCTCCCCTATATTACTCCTGATTCCGTGGCTTACAACGTATGGAGATTTATTTTTCAGGCCCGCATTGGCATTGTAAACAAATATCTCCTCGCTTTGGGGCTTATAAAAGAACCAGTTCTGTGGCTGGTGGGCGATCGAGCCATTTATACCGTAATGATTGCTAGTATATGGAAGGGGTGGCCTTTCGCTTGCCTTATTCTGCTTGCAGGTCTCCAGAATATTTCTCGAGAACTCTATGAAGCGGCAAAAATCGATGGAGCATCTTCGTTCCAGCTTTTCCGATTTATTACCTTTCCTCTATTACGTCCTGTAAGTGCAACTTTGCTTTTGCTTTCGGCCATCTGGAACTTTCACGCTTTCAATCAGTTTTATATCCTACTTGGAACCGATCCAGGAAAAGCTCATGTGCCATCGACCTTTATCCTCCAGGAAGCTTTTACTAACTTCCACTTAAGCCGAGGAGCGGCAATGTCGGTTTTTCTGACTGTGCTTATTTTCCTGATGACCGCCATTGTCATTTATGCCCGCAGAGGGAGAGAAAGAGAGTGA
- a CDS encoding integrase core domain-containing protein encodes MERLNRTFCEEFWNYYHDAVDLETMQQHLKRWTEEVYNKKRPHWSLGYKSPWRYLEETGLVKCPT; translated from the coding sequence GTGGAAAGACTGAACCGCACTTTCTGTGAGGAGTTCTGGAACTACTACCATGATGCAGTGGATCTCGAGACCATGCAACAGCACCTTAAAAGGTGGACAGAGGAAGTGTATAACAAGAAAAGACCACACTGGAGTTTAGGATACAAGAGTCCCTGGAGATATTTGGAAGAGACTGGACTGGTTAAGTGTCCCACATGA
- a CDS encoding UPF0236 family transposase-like protein has product MHYRRTYYQYQNTGEYQHLLPEELGFRKRRRIDPVLDQNSMSLKLGTG; this is encoded by the coding sequence TTGCATTACCGAAGAACCTACTACCAGTATCAAAACACCGGAGAATACCAACATCTCCTCCCTGAAGAGCTTGGTTTCAGAAAAAGAAGAAGAATTGACCCCGTATTAGATCAAAATTCCATGTCCCTGAAATTGGGTACTGGTTAG
- a CDS encoding M16 family metallopeptidase: MKEIVKRVQEKQLKNGLKLILLPVARSFTFTVNVSLSLGNLYEEPAKLGISSLLQESILKGTQHRNASEFAKTLESFGASARSSANYFTGKLIFEGPAQNWQAILELFFEAITKPAFLEEEVEKEKNYALSVLASLDDDPLKAAFMRFKKAFFGEHPYAFSSLGKIDTLQNLSRDEILNWYQRVYVPNNMVVAIAGNFEPQKLLEAFELQTENLPPLPAPEIQGGNLENFRPGSQKIIERKKIKDSWLVLGYPAPSITDFKGKVAFDIVNNLLGGSMYSRLFLKVRETEGWSYEVGSIFLPLVGPSFICAYCGFPAVYFDKAVATLRKEFQEVTNLKREEFEETKNYTRGTLLQSLETPSGLAALFSFYEKIGLGWDFVFRYEELLRKIKLNEVKDIYASYIGSKEAIGAVIPESQQ; this comes from the coding sequence ATGAAAGAAATAGTTAAACGCGTACAGGAAAAACAACTCAAAAATGGTCTTAAACTTATTCTTTTACCGGTTGCAAGAAGCTTCACATTTACAGTAAACGTCTCTTTGTCTCTGGGTAACCTCTATGAAGAACCTGCAAAGCTCGGAATTTCTTCTCTTCTTCAGGAAAGCATTCTTAAAGGCACCCAGCACAGAAATGCTTCCGAGTTCGCCAAAACTCTGGAAAGTTTTGGTGCTTCGGCTCGAAGCAGTGCCAACTACTTCACTGGCAAATTAATATTTGAAGGCCCTGCACAAAACTGGCAGGCTATCCTGGAACTTTTCTTTGAAGCAATTACCAAACCAGCTTTCCTGGAAGAAGAAGTGGAAAAAGAAAAGAACTATGCGCTCAGTGTGCTGGCTTCACTGGACGATGACCCACTCAAAGCGGCTTTTATGCGCTTTAAAAAAGCTTTCTTCGGTGAACATCCCTATGCTTTCTCCAGCCTGGGCAAAATCGATACCCTTCAGAACCTCAGCAGAGACGAGATCCTAAACTGGTACCAGCGTGTTTATGTTCCTAACAACATGGTAGTCGCAATAGCCGGTAATTTTGAACCTCAGAAATTGTTGGAAGCATTTGAATTACAAACTGAAAATCTTCCACCATTACCAGCTCCCGAAATACAGGGGGGAAATTTAGAGAATTTTCGTCCCGGTTCCCAGAAAATAATAGAACGTAAGAAGATTAAAGACAGCTGGTTAGTCCTGGGCTATCCTGCACCCAGCATTACGGATTTCAAAGGAAAAGTAGCATTCGACATTGTAAACAATCTACTGGGAGGTTCAATGTACTCCCGTCTATTCCTAAAAGTCCGCGAAACAGAAGGCTGGAGCTATGAGGTAGGTTCAATATTTTTGCCTCTTGTAGGTCCATCCTTTATCTGTGCTTACTGTGGTTTTCCTGCGGTCTATTTTGATAAAGCGGTAGCCACGCTCCGCAAGGAATTCCAGGAAGTAACAAATCTAAAGCGGGAAGAGTTTGAAGAAACCAAAAACTACACCCGAGGAACCCTTTTGCAAAGCCTGGAAACACCATCTGGACTTGCTGCACTTTTCTCTTTCTATGAAAAAATAGGTTTAGGATGGGATTTTGTATTTCGCTACGAAGAACTGTTGCGAAAGATTAAGCTTAACGAAGTGAAAGATATATATGCTTCCTACATAGGAAGCAAAGAGGCAATAGGAGCAGTAATTCCAGAAAGTCAACAGTAA
- a CDS encoding M16 family metallopeptidase: protein MDYTKKILPSGMRVIFRKMESPLVALNLWAKVGTKDERPEKNGISHFFEHMVFKGTQSFPQNTLARKVQALGGSINAGTSLDTTNFYLVLPGEEWEAGIRILAELVTNPLFEAEDIEKEKLVVLQEINIDEDNPEERLIHLLYQEVFAETPYGMPILGKEETVKTFTREDLLEHKRRYYHPLNLSFVGVGNIEENEFFYQVEKAFSETPFSEIPWTVQSSKWCFKPGKFYREAKDVQRFYGAIGFPCASLKSEDFYALRFASVLLGEGLGSRLNISLREEKQLVDAIHTSYSYYERAGLFGIFYSFLKGDPLQVQEAIWKEIELLTNSLSKKELERARNLLKSSLYQVAETTLGSSELLGRLDVIDTADRVLNYFMYLEGMQEEKIQEVITKYFKPEQATHIVISPEGAT, encoded by the coding sequence ATGGACTATACCAAGAAAATTTTGCCTTCCGGAATGCGGGTTATTTTTAGAAAGATGGAATCACCGCTGGTAGCACTTAACCTTTGGGCTAAGGTAGGCACTAAAGACGAACGACCGGAAAAAAACGGTATTTCCCATTTCTTTGAACACATGGTATTTAAGGGAACCCAATCTTTTCCACAAAACACTTTAGCAAGGAAGGTGCAAGCCCTCGGAGGATCCATAAATGCTGGAACTTCGCTGGATACAACTAATTTCTATCTGGTTCTGCCTGGTGAAGAATGGGAAGCTGGCATCAGGATTCTTGCTGAACTGGTCACGAATCCCCTTTTTGAAGCAGAGGACATTGAAAAAGAAAAGCTGGTAGTTCTGCAAGAAATCAACATTGACGAAGATAACCCCGAAGAACGTTTGATTCATCTCCTTTACCAGGAAGTGTTTGCTGAAACACCCTATGGCATGCCCATCCTGGGCAAAGAAGAAACTGTAAAGACATTTACCCGCGAAGACTTGTTAGAACACAAAAGACGTTACTACCACCCTCTTAACCTTTCCTTTGTGGGAGTTGGAAACATTGAAGAAAATGAGTTTTTTTACCAAGTTGAAAAGGCTTTCTCTGAAACTCCTTTTTCTGAAATCCCTTGGACAGTTCAATCCTCAAAATGGTGCTTCAAACCTGGAAAGTTTTATCGGGAAGCGAAGGATGTACAGCGATTTTATGGAGCAATAGGTTTTCCCTGTGCCAGTTTGAAAAGCGAGGATTTTTATGCTTTACGCTTTGCATCCGTGCTACTTGGAGAAGGTCTTGGTTCAAGATTAAACATCTCCCTCCGAGAAGAAAAACAACTGGTCGACGCTATCCATACTTCGTATTCCTATTACGAGCGGGCGGGTTTGTTCGGCATATTTTATTCTTTTTTGAAAGGTGACCCACTTCAGGTCCAAGAAGCAATCTGGAAGGAGATTGAACTGCTCACCAATTCCCTCTCTAAAAAGGAACTGGAGCGAGCTCGCAATTTGCTTAAATCATCGCTTTACCAGGTAGCAGAAACTACCCTGGGAAGCAGCGAACTCTTGGGTCGTCTCGATGTGATAGACACTGCAGATAGAGTCCTTAATTATTTTATGTACCTTGAAGGTATGCAAGAAGAGAAAATTCAGGAAGTTATTACCAAGTATTTCAAGCCAGAACAGGCAACACACATTGTCATATCTCCGGAAGGGGCCACATGA
- a CDS encoding TM1812 family CRISPR-associated protein, producing MEFFSVSWTGCLRELSKALHLSRPLDVMHYAHRLLPLLDEALKEIQHWSPPFAVVVQPLREEVQSLAYHHPEDLDTKNLHHQLELIRYCLRRRLIVQAVTLAREWLVSWVILQRGEGVPGFPENNAKGQKKL from the coding sequence ATGGAGTTCTTCTCCGTATCCTGGACAGGATGTTTGCGAGAGCTTTCTAAAGCTCTTCACCTGAGCCGTCCCCTGGACGTCATGCACTATGCACATCGACTGTTGCCTTTGCTTGATGAAGCACTAAAAGAGATACAACACTGGTCACCACCTTTTGCTGTGGTCGTGCAACCATTACGTGAAGAGGTACAGAGCCTGGCTTACCACCATCCTGAGGACCTGGACACTAAGAATTTACACCATCAACTCGAGTTAATACGTTACTGCCTCCGGAGGAGACTGATCGTCCAGGCAGTGACCCTGGCCAGAGAGTGGTTGGTGAGCTGGGTCATCCTGCAGCGTGGGGAGGGGGTTCCTGGCTTTCCAGAGAACAACGCAAAGGGGCAGAAGAAGCTCTGA